GTACTGTGTACATTGTAAAATTTATCATGTTCATGTACTACCTattcaaatataaacattttttaacaaaaaccTATTTGCTTCCACATAGACTATCCCTGAGACACAAGACACTGTCAAGAGTAACCAATTCAAAAAGGGAGAGTGGCTGGGGGACAGGGTTTATAAACAGTATACTTTCCACTGCATGCTTTTGTAGCTTTTGAAGTTACAGCAtgtgaattaaactttttttaaagtagcGTGTAATAATCCCAACAGTTTCTATTTAGTTTTAATTGTAGCTTACTTGCACTTCAAGAGATTCCACCCAGTTTCTGCAGTTGACTGAGAAACTGGGTGGAAATGGCCTTTGTGGGGCTCAAAACATGTGATAATAGCTCCTGCAGCCATACCTTGTAAGGTGAACCTAACAAGGCAGATGTTCAAGGCAGAAATCATGAATGTACATAAAATTATATCCTTAAACCATTTTCCAACAAAACTTAAAACTGCATAGATTTGAGTCTAATGGTATTCTATTAAGAAATATCTGCAAAAATGTAAACAGTGCCACTCTTCTAGTATTTGGGGAAAATTCCAGTTTTCCTAAATATGTTATGTTCATATGTAATATGTTTATTATTGTGATTTTctaattcattattatttttaatgtttttaaattgaaattgcATGAAGAAAAATACTTTGTGCCATAACCTATAAAATCTGTGATTAGCTGTGAAATAGGGAGGGATGTTTTAAAACTTCAGTCAAGATTTTCATCCGCTTGCCCAAACACCACTTTAACTTTGGGGCACATTAAAACACTTTTGAAGAGACTTTTATATTCTATAACCCAGAAGAAACATTAGTTGCTTACGTATTCAATTATGTAAAGCAAGAGTATTCGCTTTTCCTCActgacaaaatataaaatatcctcAAATAATTTCAATGACTTTATTACATAAAAAACAATGGGATTTGTCATTTAGGGTAATTCCATTGTAATTCCTCCCAAGCCAATAAGAACAAATCATAAAAGTTAAAAGTTCAAAAGACTTATGGAATAATTCGATCCaatccctcattttacagatatagaAGCAAAGGCCCAGAAAATGTAAACTCAAACTTGCACAACCAATTATGGGAAAAACCACTATTAGAATCCCGATATTCTGCCTCCTCAACTGGTATACTTTCAAGTCTTGCCTCTGAAATGATATAAAGTTACTGAGAATGTACTTCAAATTTCTTTCTTGGCTCTGTTTTTAACAAGGTATCTGTGATAGTAGTCATAAATGCTtgttatttaataaagaaaaacaaggaataaatctttttaagttttttaattaaCATAGTCTCTTAGGATCAGTaacatattttaagttttctgcAGAAGCACATTTCTAAATTAATACACTGAAGACAACTGcaaataaatgagttaattttaaaataatgccaaATAATCAACTTTACAAAATTACTTTATCAATGTGAATTACTGTTAAATAATGACTGTTACTTGCATCAAATTGAACTCATTCACTAACATGAGCACAACTCCAAACAAGTTAATAAAAGggcaaatacataaatatacacaaataaatgtatacacCTACATAACAAGGTACAGACTCATCTGCCATTTCCTGAGACCAAAATCTTCATATAAATATACAGATACAGCAAAATATCAATGTAAGggaacacatatatacatataggcaTAAATACCAAAACCTAGTGACATGTAAACGTACAACAAAGGTACTTATACGCTTATGCATAAACACACAGCTCAATCCAAAAAGGACAGGCAGAAGCAAATGGTGATCCAGAAAACATGCAGTAATAATGTAATCCTTTCACTACTGGTGAAAACTCAACAGTTCACAATGAAATTGAGTTTAATAAAATGCTTGTGCCTTaaataatggaaacaaaaaaagaaatcagactcTAAAGCCACACAGCTCCTGAGGTTTTTGTAAGTTGAAAATGTGAAGACAACTTAAAAGACAATAGCACAAGGAGGTTGGTGACTCAAATCATATCACTGAAAGTGAACAGAGAAACACTCTATAGAAGTAAGCTAAATTCTTTTTACTTTGAAGGCCCTGCTAGAGACTTGCTGTTGCTCTAATTCACGACTTGGAGAGGCAAAACAGAAAAAGCTGTTACTGGGTTCAGGTGCTGTGGGAGAACCCATAAAAAATGGTCTGAACTGAAAATCTCCATCTCCACCACCCCGATTTTGAACTGGAGTACTGTCCAAAGGAAACTTGGAGTTGTTCCctaggaaaaaaataagggaaaaacttAAGCATCTATTACCTTACAGAGATTTAGGtacaaaaaaaacacagaagtcattcactaaatattttaatataactcTTTGAGACAGATAAAATATGCCTGATATTGGATTTAAAAAAGGACAATTGCCCCACCCCACAGTATATACTCTACTTTCTTCTGTGACGCAGTTCTCAATGACAGCCATGACCTCATGACCAAAAGTAATGTGACACCATGGAATATGCTCTTAGTAGAGCTATTTTATTCACTTGTTATCTATTTAATCTACTTTAAAGGAgtatcatatatatacatgtgcatgcGAACATTTTGTCCCAAGttctttaagaataaattttttttaaaagattgtcaTAGGCACTGTAGAAAATATATGACAACTATGAAAAACTGGCACATACTCATGACCCAAGATCAATTGGAAtagccttaagaaaaaaatcagacactAATCTGATTAAATGATCATTTAACAATTTCCACTAAACCACTCCTTGGCTTCCACAAGTTTTAAAGGGAACACATAACTAAAGGAGAATGCTATGTTTGCTTCAAGACAACAATGGTAACAAGAGGTAAAAGCAAAAAGGTTAAGTGTGCACAAAGAGTAAAATGAAGGAATtagtaaatatgaaagaaataaaaaaataaatgtggatagtgacaaggaaaaaataatgtctACAATGCCCATATACAGTGGCACTTTGACTAAATAATAATATATGATTAACTGAAAGTTAAGCAGAAACTTGTTTTTGTTTCAGTTCTTACATGTGATATTCCTCATCTCCTTACTGCATGTCTTTTCTAGGATATCATCTCCTTccccattaaattttttttcatagcccacaataaaattcaaaaaataagtatttaggAAAATCCAGTCCTAAACGCTTCACTTTTTTGTATGCCATAACAATTTATATTAATAGTATAGCAAAACTCAAGTTATATCAAGAGTAATACAAAGGGGAGAACTCAGGAAGAGATATAAGATTCACTGCCTCCACCAAAGGCACCTAACAAACAGAAAAGAGTATCATCCTAGACTGTGCACTTTCAGAAGCAAGAATCCTATCTGGATAATCTCCATATCCTCATGGCCTAGGATTATGCCTAGCAGCCTGGCACATGAAACATGTTTGATAAATACTTGATGTGggttgaacaaataaacaaaacaacaaaccaaCCAACCAGATACTAACTTAAGAATTGTGCAGTCAGTACTGCCATGTGAAAAACACTGAAACATGACCTTCTTGGAGAATAGCAAATGGTTAAGAGTATGGGCTCAGAAGGTATCTGTGTGAGATTGACCAATGTACTTACATGTTccatgcctccatttcctcatctgtaaaatagaataataataatacctacctcatgaagttttaaaaataacatgaataCACATAAAACTATAATGGTGCCTATCACTTAGTAAGAAATCAGTAAATGGCAGTTGTTATTATTCCTATAATTAATAGACTTTCATTTAAAGTAGAAACTTACAAACTTTTATTTTGGAAACAAACTATCTGTTCAAATTGAAGATGTAACTTTAAAGCAAGCATATTAAATAGACAAAAGCAAAGATGTACAGGTGAGTACATGGATGAAGAACCTAGAGCCTATCACCACCCTAAGCCTTTGGAGTCTCCACTGACCACTTGGAATTGTGCAGAGCCAGTGTGAAAAATCACTGATTTAATAAACTGATACTTGATACCACATGTCCTTTCTTACCTAAAGAGACGCCAAAAACACCAGATTGTGCAGTCATGGATGGCTCAAGGGTACCTTCTTGGTTAGCAATAGTGATGTTTCGTAGCCTAAGGCTATCATAAAGACCTTGGAGCTTTTGATACTGACGATTTCGCTCCATAAGTTTCTCAGAGATGTCACTGAACTTTTTCTTGTACTCTTCTAGCACTTTCTTCATGGAGGTGACCTCCCCTTTCATAGCGGTCAATTCTACATCTTTGCTCTGTATTTGCTGAGTATATATCTTCTCCATCTGTTTCAGATGGCCCTCAGCCTTGGTGAAATTGTATTCTTGATAAAGACGCTCTTGATGTACCTatcccaaagagaaaaaagatttttaaagtagtAAGTACAAAGTTGTATAATATAAAACTTTATACaaacccaaaaagaaaagaaagatgattATACTGGGATGTTATTACTTCAACATTTAGAACCAGTTAAGAAGTAATCATGACATAAAGTAGGATGGTTACTATGGAAAATAACATGTCAcaaatgcatagaaaaaaatctaGAGGAATAATGTCAAACCACTACCATTACATgaacaaaagaaatatttgtcTAACCTTAACAAATAACATGTAACCCAAaggtttttaagaaatataatcctatatttaaaataatcgACAGCATGGTAAACAGattataaaatagtaaaatagccTCCAATTATTTCTGACTCTTGGTATTTATAttctccccttgagtgtgggcagGACCCAACCAGAATACAGGAAAAATGGCAGGATGTCACTTCATGAGTATATTACATAATACTACAAGGTCTGTCCTA
This is a stretch of genomic DNA from Manis javanica isolate MJ-LG chromosome 8, MJ_LKY, whole genome shotgun sequence. It encodes these proteins:
- the CCNB1IP1 gene encoding E3 ubiquitin-protein ligase CCNB1IP1; its protein translation is MSLCEDMLLCNYRKCRIKLSGYAWVTACSHIFCDQHGSGEFSRSPAVCPACNSTLSGKLDIVRTELSPSEEYKAMVLAGLRPEIVLDISSRALAFWTYQVHQERLYQEYNFTKAEGHLKQMEKIYTQQIQSKDVELTAMKGEVTSMKKVLEEYKKKFSDISEKLMERNRQYQKLQGLYDSLRLRNITIANQEGTLEPSMTAQSGVFGVSLGNNSKFPLDSTPVQNRGGGDGDFQFRPFFMGSPTAPEPSNSFFCFASPSRELEQQQVSSRAFKVKRI